A region of the Trueperaceae bacterium genome:
GTCCTTCTATAGAGATATCAACGAAGGCCAAACTCCATTTTTATTTGACCAAAATTATCCTAAAACGGAAACTTCCGTGTATTTCAACCTCGATTTAGTACCTTTGAACTGGCTCGCAGTTACAATCAATGGGGGTTATGGTTTCCAAAATAGTCGGTCTCCTCGTACGGTAGGCTTCCAACCCATGATCACCACACTAAACTTTTTACAAAACTCTTCCTGGATTACAGGTAGTTTAAGCCATCAAACAGACCTCAAGGGCGATCCTGGGACTTTGCTTGTCCAGGGGGCGGTTAACACTTTTAATAATGGTTTAAAAACGAATCTAGTTGTCACCCATATCCAGGATCTGAAAGGGGAATTTCACCCTAACGAGAACACCCAGTTTAGCGACACAGAAACGCAACTAAATGCCGAATTCGGATTTGGCGATTGGTTCGTTGTTGGGGCGACTGGAGGCTACGCTTACTCCCCTCCTCATATCGACAATTCAAACGACAGTTTGGAATTCTGGAACGATTTAGAGTTACATTTAGAAGTTGGAACAGTAAACGAAAAGGACCAAATCCCGGGATTGGGTTTAACCTACGCTCGAGATTTGAACACCGGGAGCTTTTCCAGTTTTGACTACGAATTCTCTGTAAGTCTCGGACCGATCAGCCTAAGAGCGTCCGAACAATTTGGCCGTCAAGGGAATACACTACCTATAGGTTCATATAACCTCGGTTGGCGCGATATAACCTCTTTAAGCGCGTCAGGATTTCATCTCCTTCAACCTTCTTGGCTTGGGCTAGCAAGAGAGGAAGGAAACACTGAAACTTGGGAAATAGAATTGCTCGATACCCCTAGAAACGGACACCCCAGTTGGCAGGTTAGTTTCCGCACTCAAAGCGCTATTCTAGAAACCGCTACCGACTCCAGAATGAACGGTACCCGAGGGCTACAAAATTCTGAGATTCAAACCAATTTGCGCGTATCTAACGAATATATTGGCCCATTCCAGTTCGGGGTAACTGCCTTTGCTGAGCTAATGTTAAAGGATCACTCTCGGCGGCACATATTTCTACGGAGCGCCAATATAAATCTTCATTCACAGCTGCTAAACCTCGTGGGGCTTCAGGGAAAACTAGGTTTCCTTGGGGAATTTGATCAGGTGAACGCGATTTACACTCGTTCTCGGTTGACCATTTCAGATTTTGCGGTTACCGTTAATCCCATCAAGGGGCTCTATTTTGGGACCATGATTGACGACGTTTGGGATTTTTCTGGAACAACTCACGGACAGTATCCTTGGAATTTTCAGCCTAAACTTTTCGTAGCACTAGATCGTTGTTGCTGGGGTTTCTATGCTCATTGGGATAGCCAGTCTGGACAAATTAAGTTAGCTATAGGTGGTCCGGGTAACGGAAAGGTATTTATGCAGGAATTTGACACCCCATTATTCTTGCAAACTCGACAGGGGCGGCTATAAGCGATGCTAAATAGGCGACATTTTTTCTCCGGACCGAAGCGTCTCTACAAAATGTCGAGCCGTGTATTTTATGTGGTGCTGACAGTATTTCTATTATTACTAGTCGGCTGCACCGGGTCCATCGGTAATTACCCGCCTCGTTTATTGATTGTTGGCCTGATAGAGAACTCCACCCCGCAATTGGCCCTGATTGAGGATACATTTCTGACCTCTAATGCCATACCTAACAGAATTCGTTTCATCGAAAACTCGCGCAGGACAATCGCCGAACCAGCGATAAGTTTTGATGTGGTCGAGCGCAACGGTGATCGCAGTGAATTATTGGTTCTAAGCCGCAGTAGCGATGACCCATACCAGTCTTACTTTGACTTTTTTAATTTGTCAGGGATAGATCCCTCTTCACCAAGTGCTTTCACTGCAACTCGCACTCGCATAGACCTTTCGGCGCTAGTTGGCGTGGCAGGTTTTTGCCCAACTGAAGCAGGAATATCTCGGGATGGTCAATCCGCAATAGTTTTCAGTGACAGAACTTTTTGTAGCGGAGACGACTTTCGGGCTATATATTTCCTCGACCTTGAAACAGAAACGGTTGTCGATACGATTGATAGCGAGCCCATTTTTGGGGCTGGGATCTACATTGACCAAGATCTAGGGAAGGCCTACTTTCTTCTCGATGAAATTTCTACGTCGCTATATTGTGTAGACCTAGACGGTAAGAACCGCGCCTTAATTTCAGACGGATTGGGACTGAGCGACCCAATCGATCTAGGTCAGGCGGGCCAAACCTTTGTTGTCCTTCAAGATGATTCATTTCAAACTATAGATTTTAGTACGTCGCCGCCTACTCTAAACTCACCCGTGGTAACACCGTCCAACTCATCATTATTAATTGAAAGCCCCAGAAACCTTGTCCCTGAGATCTTGTTTCTAACAGGTAGTAACCTTTTGGCTTATCATGACGAGAGCACTGCGTCAGGAGAGACTTTCGCCAGTACAGCTTTGAACGGGATAATAGAGCCTGAGTTAGGTTTCGCTTATTTGATTCTGGAGACCGGCCTGCAAATCTTCGACCTGATTTCTTTCGACTCAAGTTTAAACTCAATTATAAAAAATTATTCTATCCACGAACTCACAATCCCAGGACCTATTTCATGGACCAAAGGTTTGTTACTAGGTGCCATGCGTTAAACCTTTACTTCTCTCGAAAGCATCACGAGTGCATTTTTCGCTAAACCCAAACCAGCTAACCGGCCTCAGGCCATTTCAAAAGTTTTAATACCTTCAACAATTTTTTCAACAACCCTACGCTCGATACTATCTTGAGCATTCTTAAGTGCATTATAGACAGCTCGACTGTTTGATCTCCCATGGCCGATAAACGCGTATCCTTTGACTCCCAAAAGCGGTTGGGCGCCATACTCTGAAGGATCTAAACGTTGAGCTACTTTCCGCAGAGCTGGCCTCACAAACAAACCACCGATTCTAGCCCAAACAGTCGATCTAACAGCTTGGCGAAGCCATCCAAATATGGCCCGAGCTTCCCCTTCAGCAAGTTTAAGTACAATATTACCTGTGAACCCATCGGTCACAATGACATCAGCTGCGCCAGAAAACAGATCTCGTCCTTCTACATTCCCGACGAACCTTAATCCAGTGGTCTTGCTCAATATTTCATGAGCGCTACGTGTAAGTTCGTTCCCCTTGTGAGGCTCCTCACCAATGGAAAGAAGTCCAACTCTAGGACTCCGGACATCCAAAACCTCACGTACGTATATGGCGCCCATGATGCCAAATTGTTGAAGGTACTGTGGTCGACAATCAGCATTAGCCCCAATATCTAGCAATCCAACCATCCTTTTGTCCAAACGAATAGTGGTGAAAATAGCTGGCCTCGCCACCCCGGTAATCCTGCCAAGACTCAACAATGCGGCCGTCATAGTCGCTCCTGAATGACCCATCGAAATGCATCCACTTGCGTCTCCGTTAGCGACTAGTTGCATTGCAACTGAAACACTTGAATCCCGTCGCTTCCGAACATCAACTGCGTGATCATCCATATTTATTACATCACTAGCATGGACAATAGGCAAGCTTAGGCCTTTCCTCCCCAACTCTTTCTGTATAATTTCTTGGTTACCTACAAGAACGATTGGTATGCCATCAGCAGCTGCGATTCCAGCTCCTATCACAGCTGTTTCAGGCATTAATTCACCACCCATGGCATCCAACGCGATTGGTTTCATAAGTTACCAGTATAGATTGCAACCCTGTTCCTTTAGCCGGGCTAGACTAAGACAGTGGATGTTAGAACTTTCAAAGCTCCGGAAGGTGAACGCCTTGACGTCGCAATGGCGCAAGCTCTTGAATTATCGCGAACCCATGCTAAGGACCTCGTAGATGACGGTTTTGTCACCATCGACGGGCAACCAGTCGGGAAACCAGCTACGAAATTACGCGGCCAAGAGACGGTATCGGTTATTTTGCCCCCGACCAAGCCAATGCGGGTAGTACCGGAATCGATTCCACTAGAAATCCTTTACCAGGATGATTCTTTAATAGCTGTTAATAAGCCTGCAGGCATCATTGCTCACCCGACGGCTACCGTTAGAACTGGCACCGTGGTTAACGCGCTTCTTGGCCGATTTGACCTGTCTAAAGAACGACTGTTTGACCCAACTGAAAGTGACTATAGGCCTGGTATCGTTCATCGGCTTGATCGGCATACGTCGGGAGTCATGGTTGTAGCAAAAACTAACAGCGCCCACAAACACCTTTCAGCTTCCTTTAGGAAACGACTAACAGAAAAGGAATACATAGCCGTCACCGTTGGGACCTTCGAGAATGACATAGATATCGATGCCCCAATCGGACGGCATCCGATACGCCGTCAAACCATGACAGTGGGTGGTTCTAACCCCAAATCAGCTTCTACAGCTTTTCGTATCGTCGCCAAGACACAGAACTTTACCTTGATACGGGCTAAACCTCACTCCGGCCGAACACATCAAATAAGGGTCCATCTTCAACATCTTGGTACCCCTATACTCGGAGATGATGTATACGGAAAATCATCTACAGTCATTATTCGACAGGCCCTTCACGCGCATAAATTGTCATTGCCTCATCCAAAAGATAATTTAGCGATAACTTTCGTAGCAGAACCTCCCTCGGATATTATTCAAGCGTGGATTAAGCTCGGGGGTAATTGGCCTCCTAAACTCCTCGGTGAGGTTTCTGGCTTAACTTCAGAAGACATTCAGCCAGAGTAATAAGCCGCAGTGTTAATAGATAGCCTTTACGTCGCCTGTTTAATCGTGTAACTTAGTCGTTGATTAGGGCAGCACTAAGATTCGGGGAAAGGAGCAATCCTGATGAAAAAACCGTTGTCTTTCATTACAGCCGCAACTGTCGTCTTCAGCATGGCCTTTTCCCAAGTAGCGCACCAACCGAGCCAAGGTGGTGAGGTTTCTGTGGCAATCACAGCTGATCCTCCAGGTTGGGACCCCAGTATTTCAACCTCGCAGGAAATTCCGCGAGTCATGTATCACAATGTCCTAGAGGGATTGGTTCGCTTTAACCGCGCCGGAGATATCTTACCTGCATTGGCTACGAACTGGACAATAAGCAACTCTGGTCTTACTTGGACCTTCGAAATCCGCCGTGACGTCAAATTCCACGACGGCTCCGATTTCACTTTGGCCGACATAGTTGCGAAATTCAATCGGGCTCGGGACCCCAATTCCGGCCACACAAACCATCACTACTACTCAGCTATTGAGGCTGTTACAAGCGATGATTCTGCATTCACAGTGAGCTTCCAGTTATCCCAACCTAGTTCGAGTCTTCTATACAATTTAGCGCGCCCAGACTCAGTGATCTCCCCCGCCAGCAAAGTAGATACTCAAAGAAGCGCCCCAATAGGCACCGGGCCATTTAAATTCATAAGGTACGTTGAGGGTAGCGAAGTTAGATTAGAACGTTTTGAAGACTACTACATTAGTGGATTTCCGTATCTGGATACAGTGACTTTTCGGATCATTGGAGACCCTAATACTCGCTTAGCAGCTCTTCGTGCTGGTGATATAGACATGATCGGTGTAGCCCTGAGTCCCGAACAGTGCCTTCAAATCAAAAACGAACCCGATTTACGTTGCACAGAAGGAACTGCCACGACTGAGATCACATTAGCAATGAATAATACCCGGGGGCCGTTGGCGGATAAGCGCGTTCGGCAAGCTATCACTCATGCTATAGACAAAAACACGATTGTCAATGGAGCAATGTTCGGTCTAGGCACGGTGATCGGTACCCACATGAGCCCCGCAGAATCCTACTATCTCGATCTGTCGGATACTTATCCTTACGACCCGAACAGAGCACGCCAATTACTCGCAGAAGCTGGGTTCGAGGAGGGAGAATTATCTCTTTCACTAGAATTGCCAGAACCTTACAACATCGAACGCCGAAGTGGTCAGGTCATTGCACAGCAACTTGCAGAGGTCGGTATCGATATTGCTCTGTCTGTAGTTGAGTGGGGCACCTGGGTTCAACGTATTTTTCTGGGTAGAGATTACGACATGACTATCATCGGTCATAGTGAGCCGAGGGACATAAACATATACGCAAATCCTGATTATTACTATGGTTACAATAATCCCGTTATAGGAGAACTCCTAAAGCTTGCTGAGGCTTCTGGAGATTACGCCTCCCAAGTGGAGGCCTATCAGACTATCGCGAGAATAATTGCCAGCGATGCAGTAAACGTTTGGATTTTCAGTCCCCCTTACTTAGTCGCCACAACGAACCACATTCATGGTTTCTGGGAAAGCCAACCCACACCTTCAATAAATATGACTGAAGTCTACCGAACCCGGTAAGCTTTGCATTCTAGGGGGTGAACTTGTAGGGGTTAATGTCTCCTTCTCTTTCCCAATGGTTGTTTACTTTTTACAACGTTCTATTTCGGCTGCGATAAGCATCCTGTTGGTTTCGATTTTGGTTTTCATCGCGGTTCTTGCCGTTCCGGGAGACCCAGCCGAGATTATTCTTGGCCTCAACGCTCATCCTGAAGCCATCTCAGCTCTTCGGGAAACACTAGGGCTAAATACACCGCCTTTTACGCGGTTCTTCAAATGGCTCGGAGGAATATTTACCGGTGATCTAGGCGAAAGCCTAAACTACCAAAAACCTGTAATCCACTTAATCGCTGAACGTCTCCAGGTTTCTTCGCTCTTGGCTTTTGGCAGTGTAATGGTTGCGATGCTAATTTCTATTCCGCTTGGAGTGTTAGCTGCCCGCAAGCACGGAACGTTGCTTGATCCGCTAGTCATTACCCTTTCTCAATTGGGAGCTGCCGTACCATCATTCTGGTTGGGACTCATGCTTATATTGTTGTTTTCAGTTGAATTACGTTGGCTTCCTGCTGGCGGATACGTTCCTTGGGAACGAGATCCCTTAGGGACCTTACGTAGCCTATTACTCCCAATCTTAGCTTTGGGGTTGGGTCAGGCAGCAGTGATGACCCGGATGACTCGTGCCGCTATGCTGGACATTTTAGTTAACGATTATATTAAGACAGCCCGTGGAAAAGGATTACCAGAATTCCGAATCATCACATTTCACGCCTTTCGGAATGCCTTAATTCCCGTTGTAACCATAGTGGGGTTAAGCCTAACTAATATCTTCATTGGTTCGATAATTATCGAACAGGTGTTCGCTCTTCCGGGACTCGGACAGTTAGCGCTCACTGCTATCGGTACCCGTGATTACCCCCTAATACAGGGTGAAATCCTAGTATACGCGATTGCAATAGTAACCTTCAGCTTCTTGGTAGACATCAGCTATGGTTTACTTGATCCTCGGATTCGTTACGACTGATGCCCTCCTTCCGTTTCAATTTTCTGGCTGGTTCGGTGCTAATTGGCCTTTTATCTGCCATGAGTTTTGTTAGTTTTTTTTGGTTACCCCATGACCCTAGCGCCTTAAATTTTGAAGTACAGCTACAGGGAATTTCACGTGCTAATTGGCTTGGTACTGACGAATTCGGTAGAGATTTGTTTAGTCGACTATTAGTCGGCAGTCGAGGCACTTTCTACGTAGGATTTGTTTCAGTTGGAATTGGACTTTCTATCGGTAGTTTTGTAGGTTTAATGGCCGGGTATATTGGCGGCGCAATAGATGAAGTATTAATGCGGCTAATTGATGCTGTTTATGCATTTCCGGCTATCCTCATGGCCCTTTTGTTGGCTACGGTGTTAGGACCAGGAACGTTCACAGCGGTTCTTGCTATTGGGGTCGCTACAATCCCGATGTTTGCCCGAATCACTCGTGCGTCGGTTATTTCCGTTAAACAGAAAGCGTTTATCGAGGCTGGCAAAGCATTGGGCGCTGGACATATGAGACTTATCTTCCGATATTTTCTGCCAAATATCAGCTCTCCCATTATTGTGCAGGCAAGTATAGGTCTTTCACTGGCGATTTTGGCGGAAGCTGCATTAAGTTTCCTTGGCCTCGGAACACCACCGGATGTGCCTAGTTGGGGCAACATGCTTCGTGAATCACAAACCTTTTTGGCATTTAGTCCCTTACCCGCTCTCGTTCCTGGGATTGCGATAACCATCGCTGTCTTTGGCTGGAGTCTCCTTGGGGACGGTATACGCGATATTGTCGATCCTTTTACACGGGACGGTTAGTTAAACAACTAAGAGTCTGCAAGTCCACCCTTCGCAATTTTTTATAGCTTGCCGCATGACGACAACCTTAAACCCAAAATGGGTTTTGAGCCACAGACCTTTTCGGTGCGTTTTCAACTCCTGTCAGGGCAATGAAAAAGCCTGTTAGCCTGCCTTATACTGATGGGACATTTTGGATATTTCTCTTAGGATTAGGATGGTGGAAACAATCATGACCCAAGAAGAAAAATTTGTTTTCGACCTACAGGGCTTCCTTTTGATTAGTAACGTTTTGTCTCAAGAAGAAGTAACTCGGTTAAACCAAATTACCGACCGTGTATACCCAAGGAATTATGACGACAGCTCCGGGAACCGAAAAAACTACAAGAATATGCCGAACGTCTCAAGATGGGATCCCGCATGCCAAAATTTAATCGACCACCCAAGAATAGTGACCTACCTCGAAACGTTGCTAGGTCCTCATTTCAGGCTTGATCACGATTATTCAATTTTCATGAACCCGAGTGGCCAGGGAGGACCTCTTCACGGCGGTCCTGAAAGAGATGCGGGAAGTCACTTTTACAAACACTACGAGGGTACTATTCGGAACGGCCTATCAGTCGTAACTTTCTTTCTTAGTGACGTGGGTCCTGGTGATGG
Encoded here:
- a CDS encoding RNA pseudouridine synthase, yielding MDVRTFKAPEGERLDVAMAQALELSRTHAKDLVDDGFVTIDGQPVGKPATKLRGQETVSVILPPTKPMRVVPESIPLEILYQDDSLIAVNKPAGIIAHPTATVRTGTVVNALLGRFDLSKERLFDPTESDYRPGIVHRLDRHTSGVMVVAKTNSAHKHLSASFRKRLTEKEYIAVTVGTFENDIDIDAPIGRHPIRRQTMTVGGSNPKSASTAFRIVAKTQNFTLIRAKPHSGRTHQIRVHLQHLGTPILGDDVYGKSSTVIIRQALHAHKLSLPHPKDNLAITFVAEPPSDIIQAWIKLGGNWPPKLLGEVSGLTSEDIQPE
- a CDS encoding peptide ABC transporter, producing the protein MVVYFLQRSISAAISILLVSILVFIAVLAVPGDPAEIILGLNAHPEAISALRETLGLNTPPFTRFFKWLGGIFTGDLGESLNYQKPVIHLIAERLQVSSLLAFGSVMVAMLISIPLGVLAARKHGTLLDPLVITLSQLGAAVPSFWLGLMLILLFSVELRWLPAGGYVPWERDPLGTLRSLLLPILALGLGQAAVMTRMTRAAMLDILVNDYIKTARGKGLPEFRIITFHAFRNALIPVVTIVGLSLTNIFIGSIIIEQVFALPGLGQLALTAIGTRDYPLIQGEILVYAIAIVTFSFLVDISYGLLDPRIRYD
- a CDS encoding ABC transporter substrate-binding protein produces the protein MKKPLSFITAATVVFSMAFSQVAHQPSQGGEVSVAITADPPGWDPSISTSQEIPRVMYHNVLEGLVRFNRAGDILPALATNWTISNSGLTWTFEIRRDVKFHDGSDFTLADIVAKFNRARDPNSGHTNHHYYSAIEAVTSDDSAFTVSFQLSQPSSSLLYNLARPDSVISPASKVDTQRSAPIGTGPFKFIRYVEGSEVRLERFEDYYISGFPYLDTVTFRIIGDPNTRLAALRAGDIDMIGVALSPEQCLQIKNEPDLRCTEGTATTEITLAMNNTRGPLADKRVRQAITHAIDKNTIVNGAMFGLGTVIGTHMSPAESYYLDLSDTYPYDPNRARQLLAEAGFEEGELSLSLELPEPYNIERRSGQVIAQQLAEVGIDIALSVVEWGTWVQRIFLGRDYDMTIIGHSEPRDINIYANPDYYYGYNNPVIGELLKLAEASGDYASQVEAYQTIARIIASDAVNVWIFSPPYLVATTNHIHGFWESQPTPSINMTEVYRTR
- a CDS encoding peptide ABC transporter permease, producing MPSFRFNFLAGSVLIGLLSAMSFVSFFWLPHDPSALNFEVQLQGISRANWLGTDEFGRDLFSRLLVGSRGTFYVGFVSVGIGLSIGSFVGLMAGYIGGAIDEVLMRLIDAVYAFPAILMALLLATVLGPGTFTAVLAIGVATIPMFARITRASVISVKQKAFIEAGKALGAGHMRLIFRYFLPNISSPIIVQASIGLSLAILAEAALSFLGLGTPPDVPSWGNMLRESQTFLAFSPLPALVPGIAITIAVFGWSLLGDGIRDIVDPFTRDG
- a CDS encoding phosphate--acyl-ACP acyltransferase; protein product: MKPIALDAMGGELMPETAVIGAGIAAADGIPIVLVGNQEIIQKELGRKGLSLPIVHASDVINMDDHAVDVRKRRDSSVSVAMQLVANGDASGCISMGHSGATMTAALLSLGRITGVARPAIFTTIRLDKRMVGLLDIGANADCRPQYLQQFGIMGAIYVREVLDVRSPRVGLLSIGEEPHKGNELTRSAHEILSKTTGLRFVGNVEGRDLFSGAADVIVTDGFTGNIVLKLAEGEARAIFGWLRQAVRSTVWARIGGLFVRPALRKVAQRLDPSEYGAQPLLGVKGYAFIGHGRSNSRAVYNALKNAQDSIERRVVEKIVEGIKTFEMA